One genomic region from Chthonomonas calidirosea T49 encodes:
- a CDS encoding tetratricopeptide repeat protein produces the protein MKLLMHRRQDQGLEAASSLGFAKTKRGRGFLLCLCLLGGALAIGYLIWFWMQWHRPGMRYYVAGMKAMASNKPFVAERLWLQGVKRDPRFYGCYEQLGLLYGEIFRYPQATYYLKRAAELNPNDGELQLELARAAHQEGRMDIAEAAAKRAMELLPNNPEAVGGYGMIEAELHNREKAIWALRRAYHLKKDPRFLIALVANEMDDLQLAQAEKDLTPYLQKHQNDPNACYLMGVLYEHKPHTPFNLRKAMAYAILAGKGMPNDVRPYTLLGRLLVEAGFPKKALKFYLAGSTISPNDNGILNGLLECYRLLGDRQHERAVALQYQKVLQWRNDVDQLIHRMQFNPHDVASGLQLAHTEELLGDYAKALEYYELMVEQDPTNKRTRAALIDYCKRHHLTKLAKRLADPNYVPLVNPAEL, from the coding sequence ATGAAGCTTTTGATGCATCGTCGCCAAGATCAAGGGTTAGAAGCAGCGTCCTCGCTTGGCTTCGCCAAAACGAAGCGAGGGAGAGGCTTCTTGCTCTGTTTGTGTCTCCTTGGAGGAGCTTTGGCAATAGGCTATCTTATTTGGTTCTGGATGCAGTGGCATCGTCCAGGCATGCGCTACTATGTGGCCGGTATGAAAGCGATGGCCTCTAACAAACCCTTTGTTGCGGAACGGCTCTGGTTACAAGGGGTGAAGCGTGACCCACGCTTTTATGGTTGCTATGAGCAGTTAGGCCTACTCTACGGGGAGATTTTTCGCTATCCTCAGGCCACCTACTACTTGAAGAGGGCTGCCGAACTCAATCCCAATGATGGAGAATTACAGCTCGAATTGGCCAGAGCTGCCCATCAAGAGGGGCGTATGGACATCGCAGAGGCTGCTGCGAAGCGGGCAATGGAGCTGCTGCCAAATAATCCGGAGGCTGTTGGCGGTTACGGTATGATCGAGGCTGAACTGCATAATCGAGAAAAGGCTATTTGGGCGCTAAGACGGGCCTATCACTTAAAAAAAGACCCGCGATTTCTCATCGCGTTGGTGGCAAATGAGATGGATGACCTCCAGCTTGCTCAGGCCGAAAAAGACCTTACTCCCTACCTCCAAAAGCACCAAAACGACCCGAATGCTTGCTATCTTATGGGGGTGCTCTACGAACATAAGCCGCACACGCCCTTCAACCTAAGAAAAGCGATGGCCTACGCGATCTTGGCAGGCAAAGGGATGCCCAACGACGTGCGCCCCTATACGCTTCTCGGGCGCCTGCTGGTGGAAGCAGGATTCCCTAAAAAGGCTCTCAAATTCTATCTCGCCGGGAGCACTATCTCGCCCAACGACAACGGCATCTTAAACGGGCTATTAGAGTGCTATCGTCTTTTGGGGGACCGACAGCATGAGCGAGCCGTAGCCCTTCAGTACCAGAAGGTGCTGCAGTGGCGCAACGATGTGGATCAGTTGATACATCGAATGCAGTTTAACCCACACGATGTCGCTTCAGGGCTGCAGCTTGCTCATACGGAGGAGCTGCTTGGAGATTATGCCAAAGCGTTGGAGTACTACGAGCTGATGGTAGAGCAGGATCCCACAAACAAGCGCACCCGTGCAGCATTAATAGATTACTGTAAACGCCATCACCTGACCAAGTTGGCTAAAAGGCTGGCCGATCCTAACTACGTTCCTTTGGTGAACCCTGCAGAGCTATGA
- the trpA gene encoding tryptophan synthase subunit alpha, whose amino-acid sequence MSRIVQRFADLQARNEKALVGFITLGDPTPEQTVPLVVTLAEAGVDVVELGIPFSDPLADGPSIQASSQRALQNGITVAKSLDILHQIRIKCPHLPLIVMTYYNPILRYGLARYAADAKQAGVDGHIVTDLIPEEAELWKRLSNEHQLDTIFLLAPTSTEARIQSAAQLCSGFVYCVSRTGVTGARRDVPQELTEVVARIRHHTNLPICVGFGVSQPEHVRAICSFADGVVVGSALVDLIYAHRNSPELLSEVYRFAHTLKTATRSG is encoded by the coding sequence ATGAGCCGAATAGTCCAACGTTTCGCCGATCTACAAGCCCGCAACGAGAAAGCGCTTGTTGGTTTTATCACGCTAGGTGACCCTACCCCCGAGCAGACTGTGCCTCTCGTGGTAACCCTTGCCGAGGCCGGTGTGGACGTGGTGGAGCTTGGTATTCCTTTCAGCGACCCACTTGCTGATGGGCCCTCTATTCAGGCCTCCTCTCAACGCGCCCTTCAAAACGGCATCACGGTGGCCAAATCGCTCGATATCCTCCACCAGATTCGTATCAAATGCCCTCATCTGCCCCTCATTGTGATGACCTACTACAACCCCATCCTGCGCTACGGCCTTGCGCGCTACGCCGCGGACGCTAAGCAGGCTGGGGTTGACGGACATATCGTTACCGACCTTATTCCTGAGGAGGCAGAGCTGTGGAAGCGCCTGTCCAACGAGCACCAGCTCGACACCATCTTTCTGCTCGCCCCCACCAGCACCGAGGCGCGCATTCAAAGCGCCGCGCAGCTCTGCAGCGGCTTCGTCTATTGTGTCTCCCGCACCGGAGTTACAGGGGCAAGGCGAGATGTGCCTCAGGAGTTAACGGAGGTGGTCGCGCGCATTCGACACCACACGAATCTGCCCATCTGCGTCGGGTTCGGTGTATCCCAGCCCGAACATGTGCGCGCCATCTGCAGCTTCGCGGACGGTGTGGTGGTAGGCAGCGCCTTAGTAGACCTTATCTATGCCCATCGTAACTCGCCTGAACTTCTCTCCGAAGTCTATCGTTTTGCCCACACTCTAAAAACCGCCACACGCAGCGGGTAA
- the glmS gene encoding glutamine--fructose-6-phosphate transaminase (isomerizing), which produces MCGITGYIGAREAVSTALNNLKRLEYRGYDSAGIAYLSSQGLEVVRAEGRIVNLEKLLSQVPAQASAAIAHTRWATHGRPCETNAHPHTDCKKRLAVVHNGIIENYVELRQQLLAQGHVFASETDTETLAHLIEANLPSTTASQKEIARAIRAALSRVRGSYAIAVICTDTPQALYVARQDSPLIIGLGHEEKLIASDITALLQHTRHMVPLEDGDFAVITPQRVIITDRQGSVQERAVLHVDWDDQAAEKGGYAHFMLKEIHEGPRTVQDTLRGRLAKEERIAFPGLSLTPQDLQRFERIAIVGCGTAYHAGAVGKRWLEQWLRRPVEISVASEFRYSDPIVGPDTLVILISQSGETADTLAAMREAKARGATTLAIVNVIGSTLAREADAVILTQAGPEIGVASTKAYLAQLVVLALLGLFLAQLESPGGLPPHLQTLVSALPEMPQLLERCLQQEEAIKALARKLVSSKSFFYLGRGLDYATALEAALKLKEISYLHAEAYPAGEMKHGPLALIEPGVAVIGISTQSLTREKMESNLKEVKARQGTVVVVEPEGVVSDGADERIVLPSAPDYLMPILAIAPLQLLAYYIARERGCDIDQPRNLAKSVTVE; this is translated from the coding sequence ATGTGTGGAATCACCGGCTATATCGGTGCTAGAGAGGCCGTTTCCACGGCGCTAAATAATCTGAAACGCTTGGAATACCGCGGCTACGACTCGGCAGGCATCGCCTATCTCTCCTCCCAAGGACTTGAGGTGGTGCGAGCGGAGGGCCGCATCGTAAACCTTGAAAAGCTGCTGTCTCAGGTGCCAGCACAGGCATCGGCAGCCATCGCGCACACGCGTTGGGCAACACACGGGCGACCCTGTGAGACGAATGCCCACCCTCATACCGATTGCAAGAAGCGACTTGCTGTCGTGCATAACGGTATCATCGAAAACTATGTGGAGCTGCGACAGCAGCTCCTCGCACAGGGGCATGTTTTTGCCTCTGAAACCGATACCGAAACGCTGGCACACCTTATCGAGGCCAACTTACCGTCCACCACGGCCTCCCAAAAAGAGATCGCACGTGCCATTCGCGCCGCACTGAGCCGTGTAAGAGGCTCCTATGCCATTGCGGTGATCTGTACCGACACGCCCCAAGCGCTGTATGTGGCGCGACAAGACTCGCCGCTCATCATCGGCTTAGGTCACGAAGAAAAGCTGATTGCTTCCGATATAACGGCGCTTCTGCAACACACGCGCCATATGGTGCCGTTGGAAGACGGCGATTTTGCCGTCATAACTCCTCAGCGGGTGATCATCACCGATAGACAAGGGAGCGTGCAAGAGCGCGCCGTTCTCCATGTGGACTGGGATGATCAAGCCGCGGAAAAGGGCGGCTATGCCCATTTCATGTTGAAGGAGATACACGAAGGGCCACGCACCGTGCAGGACACATTAAGAGGAAGACTCGCCAAAGAGGAGCGCATTGCTTTTCCGGGCCTGTCCCTTACGCCTCAAGACCTGCAACGGTTTGAGCGGATCGCCATTGTGGGGTGCGGCACGGCCTACCATGCCGGTGCGGTGGGGAAACGGTGGCTAGAGCAGTGGCTACGTCGCCCTGTGGAGATCTCAGTGGCAAGTGAGTTCCGCTATTCCGATCCCATTGTCGGCCCCGACACCCTGGTGATCCTTATCTCTCAGTCGGGCGAGACAGCCGATACCCTGGCCGCGATGCGAGAGGCGAAGGCGCGCGGTGCCACCACACTGGCCATTGTGAACGTTATTGGCAGCACTTTGGCGCGTGAGGCGGATGCGGTGATATTAACTCAAGCGGGCCCTGAGATCGGCGTGGCCTCTACCAAAGCTTACCTGGCACAACTGGTGGTGTTGGCTCTACTAGGGCTATTTTTAGCTCAGCTTGAATCCCCTGGCGGTCTACCACCTCACCTACAAACGCTCGTGAGTGCCTTGCCGGAGATGCCTCAGCTGCTAGAGCGCTGTTTGCAGCAGGAGGAGGCCATTAAGGCGTTGGCCCGTAAGCTCGTTAGCAGCAAATCCTTCTTCTATCTGGGACGTGGGCTGGACTATGCCACGGCGCTGGAGGCGGCTCTGAAGCTGAAGGAGATATCCTATCTTCATGCGGAGGCCTATCCAGCCGGTGAGATGAAACATGGGCCTTTAGCGCTGATCGAGCCAGGCGTGGCCGTCATCGGCATCTCGACGCAGAGCCTTACCCGTGAAAAGATGGAGAGCAATCTGAAAGAGGTCAAAGCCAGGCAGGGCACCGTGGTGGTTGTAGAGCCGGAAGGCGTCGTTTCCGATGGGGCCGACGAGCGCATTGTTCTGCCTTCGGCACCAGACTACCTGATGCCGATTCTCGCCATTGCTCCGCTCCAGCTTTTGGCCTACTACATCGCCCGCGAGCGCGGATGTGATATAGACCAACCCCGTAACTTGGCCAAGAGCGTCACCGTTGAGTAG
- a CDS encoding ThuA domain-containing protein, giving the protein MNSSTPLRVMVWDENPPHAPKKVYPNSINGAIVEALNELGEGSILAFPSNLDGPEQGCSEQALQETDVLIWWGHARHREVTDETMMRIYDHVHQRGMGFIALHSAHYSKPFQAVLACPGHLKGGWREADPPDTEEIRVCAPKHPIAKGVEDFILPQEEMYGAPFDVPPPLCVVFQSYFPLGGEYFPSGLCWTVGVGKKEGFTSGRGGGENEGEGAGRVFYFRPGHETFPTYFHPTVRRIIYNAVLWCARRV; this is encoded by the coding sequence ATGAACAGTTCGACACCACTGCGTGTAATGGTCTGGGACGAGAATCCCCCTCATGCCCCTAAAAAGGTGTACCCCAACAGCATCAATGGAGCCATTGTAGAGGCGCTTAATGAACTTGGGGAAGGAAGTATCCTCGCATTTCCGTCTAATCTCGATGGCCCAGAGCAGGGCTGCAGCGAACAGGCCCTTCAAGAGACCGATGTGCTTATATGGTGGGGCCACGCCCGCCATCGTGAGGTTACTGACGAAACCATGATGCGCATCTACGACCATGTGCATCAGCGGGGAATGGGCTTCATCGCCCTGCATTCAGCCCACTACTCAAAACCTTTCCAAGCCGTTCTCGCCTGCCCAGGCCACCTAAAAGGAGGCTGGCGTGAAGCCGACCCACCCGACACCGAAGAGATTCGAGTCTGCGCCCCAAAACACCCTATTGCCAAAGGTGTAGAGGATTTTATATTGCCTCAGGAAGAGATGTACGGTGCTCCCTTCGATGTGCCGCCCCCGCTTTGTGTGGTCTTCCAATCCTACTTTCCTTTGGGGGGCGAGTACTTTCCCTCCGGCTTGTGTTGGACGGTAGGAGTTGGCAAAAAGGAAGGGTTTACCTCCGGCCGCGGGGGTGGAGAGAACGAAGGTGAAGGGGCTGGCCGAGTGTTCTATTTCCGGCCTGGTCACGAAACCTTTCCTACCTATTTCCATCCTACCGTGCGTCGGATCATCTATAATGCCGTGCTTTGGTGTGCGCGTCGCGTCTAG
- a CDS encoding DUF1559 domain-containing protein, which produces MKKTSAFTLIELLVVIAIIAILAAILFPVFAKARLMARRTACLSNLKQLGLAALMYVQDWDEEFPDGDNWHAPDTTTDPNAACGNAMQIYPYIKNKQMYICPNDASWATNGTKSWPYTSYGTMFDSWYDHDYWDLRTLLDQTWQTGQNASLGITIAQWNGCGASVRRGVSMAAIQEPTTKAMIFDELGYDSQVFDIAVPPGGQRNLVFVDGHAKFAPMKDWAPSQYAGTNAPTH; this is translated from the coding sequence ATGAAAAAGACCTCAGCTTTTACCCTTATTGAGCTGCTCGTAGTGATAGCTATTATCGCAATATTAGCAGCGATTCTCTTTCCCGTGTTCGCGAAAGCGCGACTTATGGCGCGTCGCACTGCCTGCTTAAGTAACCTAAAGCAGCTCGGCTTGGCCGCCCTCATGTATGTGCAAGATTGGGATGAGGAGTTCCCTGACGGCGACAACTGGCATGCTCCGGACACGACCACTGATCCCAATGCGGCCTGCGGAAACGCCATGCAGATCTACCCCTACATTAAAAACAAGCAGATGTACATCTGTCCCAACGATGCCTCTTGGGCAACCAATGGCACCAAGTCATGGCCCTATACGAGCTACGGCACTATGTTCGATTCGTGGTACGACCATGACTACTGGGACTTGCGAACGCTGTTGGATCAAACATGGCAAACAGGCCAAAACGCTTCTTTAGGTATTACCATTGCTCAATGGAACGGTTGCGGTGCTTCTGTGCGCCGTGGAGTCTCGATGGCCGCTATTCAGGAACCAACCACTAAGGCCATGATATTTGATGAGCTTGGCTACGATAGCCAGGTCTTCGATATCGCTGTGCCGCCCGGCGGGCAGCGCAACCTGGTGTTCGTGGATGGTCATGCGAAGTTCGCCCCGATGAAGGACTGGGCGCCATCGCAGTATGCTGGCACGAATGCACCAACCCATTAG
- a CDS encoding CRTAC1 family protein, which translates to MITRRELLLMLLGGALNAAGCRRHDPKLSVFPISTVYKPQQIDNAPLLTNHSLRFTDVTAAAGLHWYFSNGATGHHYFIESTGGGVAFLDYNNDGLLDIFAVQGGPVPGAPASKVAFPTRNALYRNNGDGTFTDVTAGSGLDVYTGYGQGVSVADYDNDGWPDIYITAYGGNRLFRNNRNGTFTDVTERAGLADTAGPEWPWPLSSAWGDYDNDGYLDLFVCHYAHWSLALDRPCPLRGEPSYCRPQVYTPNFCRLFHNNGDGTFTDVTSKSGIAKALGKAMSALWFDYDEDGWLDLFVTNDTMPNFLFHNNHDGTFTDKALQAGVAVGPDGQALSGMGIAAGDFFDDGRDSLIVVNFSGEPKSVYHNVGDGLFDDSTYQSGMMSTNLQFLGFGLESLDYDLDGHLDIVVGNGHVLDHIEILGSGASYAQSQQLFHNAGRGQFSEDLRSLGDLAKPRVTRGLAVGDYDNDGDPDVVMVAQNGPLQLFRNDGGNQNNWITFRLEGVHCNRDAIGAKLVVHTRYGKQTRWVHGGGSYVSHSDTRLNFGLADAVEIEGGEILWPRGGRQTFGPLKANAFYWIREGEKPRLDPRVHRQGS; encoded by the coding sequence ATGATAACTCGCCGAGAGCTTTTGTTAATGCTGCTAGGAGGTGCCTTAAACGCCGCGGGATGCCGTCGCCACGACCCCAAGCTGTCCGTTTTTCCCATCTCCACCGTTTACAAACCTCAGCAGATTGATAACGCGCCATTGCTTACCAACCACTCTCTTCGTTTCACCGACGTAACGGCGGCTGCCGGTCTCCACTGGTATTTCAGTAATGGTGCGACGGGACATCACTATTTCATCGAATCGACGGGAGGAGGAGTGGCCTTCCTCGATTACAATAACGATGGCCTGCTCGATATTTTTGCCGTACAGGGTGGGCCGGTGCCGGGCGCTCCGGCTTCTAAAGTCGCCTTCCCTACACGCAACGCGCTCTACAGAAATAACGGAGACGGCACGTTCACCGATGTAACCGCCGGATCGGGCCTCGACGTCTATACGGGCTATGGGCAGGGGGTGTCGGTGGCCGACTACGATAACGACGGTTGGCCCGATATCTATATCACGGCCTATGGTGGCAATCGTCTCTTTCGTAACAACAGAAACGGCACCTTTACCGACGTTACCGAGCGTGCCGGCTTGGCAGATACCGCAGGGCCGGAGTGGCCTTGGCCCCTCTCAAGTGCCTGGGGCGACTACGATAACGATGGCTATCTTGATCTCTTTGTGTGTCACTACGCACATTGGTCGCTTGCGCTTGATCGCCCCTGTCCCTTGCGCGGCGAACCCTCTTACTGTCGTCCTCAGGTCTACACCCCTAATTTCTGCCGTCTCTTTCATAACAACGGAGATGGCACCTTTACCGATGTTACCTCAAAGTCGGGCATCGCAAAGGCGCTTGGCAAAGCGATGAGCGCGCTTTGGTTCGACTACGATGAGGATGGCTGGCTCGATCTTTTTGTGACCAACGATACCATGCCCAATTTCCTCTTTCACAATAATCACGACGGTACTTTTACCGATAAGGCCCTACAAGCGGGGGTTGCCGTAGGTCCGGACGGGCAGGCGCTTTCAGGCATGGGCATTGCCGCTGGCGACTTCTTCGACGATGGCCGCGATAGCCTTATCGTGGTCAACTTTTCGGGCGAGCCAAAGTCGGTCTACCATAATGTGGGTGACGGGCTATTTGATGACAGCACCTATCAGTCGGGCATGATGAGCACCAATCTGCAGTTTCTTGGGTTTGGTTTGGAGAGTTTGGACTACGACCTCGATGGGCATCTCGATATCGTGGTGGGCAACGGGCATGTGCTTGATCATATCGAGATTTTGGGGTCTGGGGCGAGCTATGCTCAAAGTCAGCAGCTGTTTCATAACGCGGGGCGTGGTCAGTTTTCCGAAGACCTCCGATCGTTGGGCGACCTAGCTAAACCACGAGTAACTCGCGGTCTTGCCGTGGGCGATTACGACAACGATGGCGACCCCGATGTCGTCATGGTAGCTCAAAACGGTCCGCTACAACTGTTCCGCAACGATGGAGGCAACCAGAATAACTGGATCACCTTTCGTTTGGAGGGAGTGCATTGTAATAGAGATGCTATTGGCGCGAAGCTCGTTGTTCACACCCGCTATGGCAAGCAGACGCGCTGGGTGCACGGGGGCGGGAGCTATGTGTCGCACAGCGACACACGCCTCAACTTTGGGTTAGCCGATGCAGTGGAGATAGAGGGCGGGGAGATTCTTTGGCCACGAGGGGGACGTCAAACTTTTGGGCCTCTGAAGGCCAATGCCTTCTATTGGATTAGAGAAGGAGAGAAACCACGTTTAGACCCTCGAGTCCATCGGCAGGGGAGCTGA
- a CDS encoding HTH domain-containing protein, which yields MAENADARRMRLLKVLEESEEHLHLEDLAALMRCDSRTIRRDLDYLQQLLSRVRGLEVRRGRVMVARSPYSPGYFTDQLDRNLEAKQAIARAIVRSLPDEMAIALTAGSTTYAVACEIRRSVVEGRPPHNLIVFTNSVPSLLELVAAGVATGVLGEIYDPDDCAFHAPEFRSTFQPGIAIVGASGVLFGPAAPLGGLDLFSHRAEEAAFLKQLLQGVPEILIAADSHKLGRRHPWSFGGTVLHGKVVRLFTDAVTAEQAEELQKLAERLAECGTHFEYIVAPPIEAEPTETPLEVEYSAQERRGRNNGSRRKTLEKLKGKE from the coding sequence ATGGCCGAAAACGCGGATGCGCGGAGAATGCGCTTGTTAAAGGTTTTAGAGGAGAGTGAAGAACACCTCCATCTTGAAGACCTTGCGGCCCTCATGCGTTGCGACTCGCGCACAATTCGCAGAGACTTAGACTATCTACAGCAGCTGCTAAGCCGTGTTCGAGGGTTAGAGGTGCGACGTGGGCGAGTCATGGTGGCACGTTCGCCCTACAGCCCAGGCTACTTTACCGATCAACTGGATCGCAATCTCGAAGCAAAACAGGCCATCGCTCGTGCCATTGTTCGTTCGCTTCCCGATGAGATGGCCATTGCGCTCACCGCCGGCAGTACCACCTACGCTGTGGCCTGCGAGATTCGGCGTTCTGTTGTGGAAGGGCGACCTCCGCATAATCTTATTGTCTTTACGAACAGCGTGCCCTCGCTGCTGGAACTTGTGGCCGCAGGGGTGGCCACTGGAGTGCTTGGCGAAATCTACGATCCGGACGACTGCGCCTTTCACGCGCCTGAGTTCCGCAGTACCTTTCAGCCTGGTATCGCCATTGTGGGCGCAAGCGGTGTCCTGTTTGGGCCTGCGGCGCCGTTGGGTGGGCTTGATCTCTTCTCCCATCGCGCCGAAGAGGCCGCGTTTCTCAAACAGTTGCTGCAGGGCGTGCCGGAGATTCTGATCGCGGCCGACAGCCATAAGCTGGGGCGGCGGCATCCCTGGAGTTTTGGAGGTACTGTGCTTCACGGCAAGGTCGTGCGTCTCTTCACCGATGCCGTAACCGCCGAGCAGGCCGAGGAGCTGCAGAAGTTGGCTGAACGCCTTGCGGAGTGCGGTACCCACTTCGAGTATATTGTGGCGCCGCCTATAGAGGCGGAGCCTACGGAAACTCCGCTTGAGGTGGAATATAGTGCCCAGGAGCGCAGAGGCCGGAATAACGGCTCAAGGCGCAAAACGTTAGAGAAATTAAAAGGTAAGGAGTAG
- the rplL gene encoding 50S ribosomal protein L7/L12, whose amino-acid sequence MAVTKEEIIEAIKNMSVLELSELSKELQEIFGVSAAAPVMGVAVAPAAAATDGGAAPAEEAPTSFDVILASYPADKKIAVIKVVREVTSLGLKEAKDLVESAPAKIKEGVNQDEAKALQAKFEAEGAKIEIKPAA is encoded by the coding sequence ATGGCTGTTACCAAAGAAGAGATTATCGAAGCGATTAAGAACATGTCGGTTTTAGAGCTATCGGAGCTTTCTAAAGAGCTGCAGGAGATTTTTGGTGTCTCCGCGGCCGCACCGGTAATGGGTGTGGCCGTGGCCCCAGCTGCCGCTGCGACCGATGGCGGGGCTGCTCCTGCCGAAGAGGCTCCCACTAGCTTCGATGTGATTCTGGCGTCCTATCCTGCCGATAAGAAGATCGCGGTTATTAAGGTGGTGCGCGAAGTTACCAGCCTTGGGTTGAAAGAGGCCAAAGATCTCGTCGAGTCCGCGCCTGCCAAGATCAAAGAGGGCGTGAATCAGGACGAGGCGAAGGCACTGCAGGCCAAGTTCGAGGCCGAAGGCGCCAAGATCGAGATCAAGCCCGCCGCCTAG
- the trpB gene encoding tryptophan synthase subunit beta, producing MSMPNVPTSLASLPDERGHFGPFGGRFVPETLIPALDELVTEYHKAKADPDFQKELDLHLRDFVGRPTPLYFAQRLSEHYGARIYLKREDLCHTGAHKINNTLGQILLARRMRKPRIIAETGAGQHGVATATVCARFGLECEVYMGEEDVRRQELNVFRMRLLGAKVTPVSSGTGTLKDATNEAIRDWVTNVRTTHYIIGSVVGPHPYPMLVRDFQSVIGQETRSQILEKEGRLPDILLACVGGGSNSIGLFYPFLNDSGVRLIGVEAAGEGIETGRHCATLTAGTPGVFQGSASYLIQNEDGQVAPSHSISAGLDYPGVGPEHSYLKETGRAEYVAVTDEEAIQAVQQLARLEGIIAALETAHAFAYLNTLAKTQQLTKETIVVINCSGRGDKDMNTIARVLKLQ from the coding sequence ATGTCCATGCCGAACGTGCCCACATCACTTGCCTCGCTGCCCGATGAGCGGGGGCATTTTGGCCCTTTTGGGGGGCGGTTTGTGCCGGAGACCCTTATCCCCGCGCTCGATGAACTGGTGACCGAGTACCATAAGGCGAAAGCCGACCCCGACTTTCAAAAAGAGCTAGATCTCCACCTACGTGACTTCGTGGGACGTCCCACACCGCTCTATTTTGCGCAACGGCTTTCGGAGCACTATGGCGCTCGCATCTACCTAAAGCGCGAGGATCTTTGCCACACCGGCGCCCATAAGATCAACAACACGCTAGGCCAAATCCTTTTGGCACGTCGCATGCGCAAGCCCCGCATCATCGCAGAGACGGGGGCCGGCCAGCATGGAGTGGCTACAGCCACGGTCTGCGCCCGCTTCGGCCTCGAATGTGAGGTCTACATGGGCGAAGAGGATGTGCGTCGCCAGGAGCTGAATGTCTTTCGAATGCGCCTGCTCGGCGCCAAAGTGACGCCGGTCTCTAGCGGCACCGGCACGTTGAAGGACGCGACCAACGAAGCGATACGCGATTGGGTTACCAACGTACGTACGACGCACTACATTATCGGTTCGGTGGTAGGTCCTCACCCGTACCCCATGTTGGTACGCGATTTTCAATCCGTCATTGGGCAGGAGACACGAAGTCAAATTCTGGAGAAAGAGGGTCGGCTGCCCGACATTCTGCTGGCCTGCGTGGGCGGTGGCTCAAACTCAATTGGGCTTTTCTATCCCTTCCTCAACGACAGTGGGGTGCGGCTCATCGGGGTGGAGGCCGCCGGTGAGGGCATTGAAACAGGGCGTCATTGCGCCACGCTCACTGCCGGCACCCCGGGCGTCTTCCAAGGTTCTGCAAGCTATCTCATTCAAAATGAGGATGGGCAGGTAGCCCCCTCGCACTCTATTTCGGCCGGCCTTGACTATCCGGGTGTGGGGCCGGAACACTCCTATTTGAAAGAGACGGGGCGTGCCGAGTACGTTGCGGTTACGGATGAGGAGGCGATTCAGGCTGTCCAACAGCTTGCCCGACTGGAGGGCATTATCGCAGCCCTCGAAACCGCTCATGCCTTCGCCTACCTTAATACCCTAGCCAAAACCCAGCAGCTTACCAAAGAGACCATCGTCGTCATCAACTGCTCGGGGCGCGGAGATAAAGACATGAACACCATCGCACGAGTTCTGAAGTTACAATGA